The genomic region TATGGCGGACCTCAGTGGGAAATGTATAACGGATCAATTTATACTAACGGTGTACATGCTGTAAACCTGAAATGCATAGACTGCCATATGGCAACAATAATTGATGAAAACGGAGAGCAAAAGCTTGTCACAGGCCATTCATTCAACTTTGACCCTGTGCTACTGTCTGATCCGGATTCAGGGAATATATGTAAGAAATGCCACGTTACAGGTCACGAGGAAATACCTGAAAGTGGCGATTGTAATGAATGTCATGAAGTATCCCTTGCTAACATAACATCCAGTAGACAGGAAATAACTGCCAGTAAACTTCAGGAACTTGAAATACTTCAGGAAAATGCCAGCACTATTCTGCTTACGTCAGAATCAAACGAAAGTCTGGAAAAGTTGACAGCAGACTATAATGAAGCAATATCCTACATCGAATTTGTAAAAACAGATGGCAGCCTTGGAATGCATAATTCCGAAAGGACGGAGGAAGAACTGGCAAAGGCAGAAATCATATTTCGCTCAATAACAGGGGAAGAAAATACCTATATTGAAGTTGAAGATGCAGAAATTGCAGGAAAAGAAAAAGAAGAAGAAAATACTGTCGCCAGCACAGGGATTGCAGACTTATTCCTGATAATTAGTATAACAGCAATTGTTATGGCGATGTCAAAAAAGAAAAGAGGAAAATAATTGCCAGAATTATCCTATGTCCTCTTTTTGCTCTTCAGTCTCAGGTTCAAGGGCAGAATATATACTGCTGACACCTTCCATGACTTTGA from Methanolobus tindarius DSM 2278 harbors:
- a CDS encoding ammonia-forming cytochrome c nitrite reductase subunit c552, which codes for MKKATAFAIAIVLMAIPAVIANAASTEECKKCHEDEYKAWNLSAHYDNDGIIFGKPGPEACIFCHFGSTPRLYSVMYGEVSAESPECEMCHKPSVNGFTTHITTPSEAVPPQNLSAEVCEDCHTKPHHIIYEEWNEYNNSDYDSSSMESHSEPSENGTYMQNNGSESRVTCVMCHEPHSAQLRMDAQELCESCHSYEIVQETEENNSDFYGGPQWEMYNGSIYTNGVHAVNLKCIDCHMATIIDENGEQKLVTGHSFNFDPVLLSDPDSGNICKKCHVTGHEEIPESGDCNECHEVSLANITSSRQEITASKLQELEILQENASTILLTSESNESLEKLTADYNEAISYIEFVKTDGSLGMHNSERTEEELAKAEIIFRSITGEENTYIEVEDAEIAGKEKEEENTVASTGIADLFLIISITAIVMAMSKKKRGK